One window of Phycisphaeraceae bacterium genomic DNA carries:
- a CDS encoding rhodanese-like domain-containing protein — MTIRSVTACAGICVLGAALSGCTTKVDESDIRFISSGELRQMIQTRDGGRADHLLLIDPRSAREYAEGHIVGAEHITIDRVVGEKSPRNPPFDRYSHVVVYGNDPASAPARGMAKRIMSLGHKKTTRMYAGGMKEWSQTYPSMVVKGEEPAK; from the coding sequence ATGACCATCAGATCTGTTACAGCGTGTGCGGGGATTTGTGTGCTTGGGGCGGCGTTGAGCGGCTGCACCACCAAGGTGGATGAGAGCGACATCCGGTTCATCAGTTCGGGGGAGCTGCGGCAGATGATCCAGACGCGGGACGGCGGGCGCGCGGACCATCTATTGCTGATCGATCCGAGGTCGGCGAGGGAGTATGCCGAAGGGCACATCGTCGGTGCTGAGCACATCACGATCGACCGTGTGGTGGGTGAGAAGTCGCCGAGGAACCCGCCGTTCGATCGGTACTCACATGTCGTGGTGTACGGGAATGACCCCGCGTCTGCGCCGGCACGGGGCATGGCGAAGCGGATCATGTCGCTGGGTCACAAAAAGACGACGCGGATGTATGCGGGGGGTATGAAGGAGTGGTCGCAGACGTATCCGAGCATGGTTGTGAAGGGTGAGGAGCCGGCGAAGTGA
- a CDS encoding site-2 protease family protein, which produces MLTTILDLTLVIIAFGLIIFFHELGHFLAARWAGIRVLAFALGFGPAAVSWRKGLGLRRGSSQSEYDQRAARVDAHGLSPTEYRLNYLPFGGYVKMLGQDDMDPTRTSTARDSYQSCKPWKRMIVISAGVVANLIIAAILFMIVFKVGLPTEPARVGSIAPGSAAGKAIASNASLLGVTERGLLPGDRVVSINGGRAASFQDLVLASAMARPGKPIELVVERPGLPANLTFSITPETSPISGMLELGIGPAVSTRLQSIPDSAQPEWAAATTRAGLTGVTPGMRLASLGPSRDELHPVESAQSIADALRAADGAPIALAFSDTGFRHIHHVELAPRPGLERADLNPDPKTLTILDHIAGLAPVMRVASVPSGARHGLLPGDVFVRLGAAEYPSIAEGIMEIQAHRKRTIPVVVERTDAQGNTTRVSLTPSVDKNGRIGFGVDDTRNDSTLVARPPERIRPLDASGDALATPPARSAITRPGTRILTVEGTPVADFDDVRNAIVRACRDSLAGATEPQPRPVSITLTIAPPLPVEPGTPAPTETVTLLLGPDDAQRIAALPWEVPFTLGAFFELEQTTLKADNPLHAVRMGIAETHRWMMMTYATFVRLFQGTVKVEHLKGPVGIAHIGTIVASQGTLKLLFFLALVSVNLAVVNFLPLPIVDGGQFLFLVYEQIKGKPVPEAIQGFATLAGLVLIGCMFLIVTFNDIRGLF; this is translated from the coding sequence GTGCTCACCACGATCCTCGATCTCACGCTCGTCATCATCGCCTTCGGGCTCATCATCTTCTTCCACGAACTCGGCCACTTCCTCGCCGCACGCTGGGCCGGCATCCGCGTCCTCGCCTTCGCACTCGGCTTCGGACCCGCCGCTGTCTCCTGGCGCAAGGGACTCGGGCTCCGCAGGGGCTCCTCACAGTCCGAGTACGACCAACGCGCCGCACGCGTAGACGCCCACGGGCTCAGCCCCACCGAGTACCGGCTCAACTACCTCCCCTTCGGCGGCTACGTGAAGATGCTCGGCCAGGACGACATGGACCCCACACGCACCTCCACCGCACGCGACTCCTACCAGTCCTGCAAGCCCTGGAAGCGCATGATCGTCATCAGCGCGGGCGTCGTCGCCAACCTCATCATCGCCGCCATCCTCTTCATGATCGTCTTCAAGGTCGGCCTCCCCACCGAGCCCGCCCGTGTCGGTTCGATCGCGCCCGGCTCCGCCGCCGGCAAGGCCATCGCCTCAAACGCCTCCCTCCTCGGCGTCACCGAGCGCGGGCTCCTCCCGGGAGACCGCGTCGTCTCCATCAACGGTGGACGCGCCGCCTCCTTCCAGGATCTCGTCCTCGCCTCCGCCATGGCACGCCCCGGCAAGCCCATCGAACTCGTCGTCGAACGCCCCGGGCTCCCCGCGAACCTCACGTTCTCCATCACCCCCGAAACCAGCCCGATCAGCGGCATGCTCGAACTCGGCATCGGCCCCGCCGTCTCGACCCGCCTCCAATCCATCCCCGACAGCGCGCAACCCGAATGGGCCGCCGCAACCACCCGCGCCGGACTCACCGGCGTCACACCCGGCATGCGCCTCGCCTCGCTCGGCCCGTCCCGCGACGAACTCCACCCCGTCGAATCGGCCCAGTCCATCGCCGACGCACTCCGCGCTGCCGACGGCGCGCCGATCGCGCTCGCCTTCTCCGACACCGGCTTCAGGCACATCCACCACGTCGAGCTCGCGCCCCGCCCCGGCCTCGAGCGTGCCGATCTCAACCCCGATCCGAAGACACTGACGATCCTCGACCACATCGCAGGGCTCGCTCCGGTCATGCGCGTCGCCTCGGTTCCGAGCGGCGCCCGCCACGGCCTGCTCCCGGGCGATGTCTTCGTCCGCCTCGGAGCCGCTGAATACCCCTCGATCGCCGAGGGCATCATGGAGATCCAGGCCCACCGTAAGCGCACCATCCCCGTTGTCGTCGAGAGAACCGACGCCCAGGGCAACACCACCCGCGTCTCGCTCACGCCGAGCGTCGACAAGAACGGCCGCATCGGCTTCGGCGTCGACGACACGCGCAACGACTCCACGCTCGTCGCCCGCCCCCCCGAGCGCATACGCCCCCTCGACGCCTCGGGCGATGCCCTCGCCACACCCCCCGCCCGCTCCGCGATCACGCGCCCGGGCACGCGCATCCTCACCGTCGAGGGCACACCCGTCGCCGACTTCGACGACGTGCGCAACGCCATCGTCCGCGCCTGCCGGGACTCGCTCGCAGGCGCAACCGAGCCCCAGCCGCGCCCCGTCTCGATCACACTGACAATCGCCCCGCCCCTTCCCGTCGAGCCAGGCACGCCCGCACCGACCGAGACCGTCACGCTCCTCCTCGGCCCGGACGATGCGCAGCGCATCGCCGCGCTCCCGTGGGAAGTCCCCTTCACGCTCGGCGCGTTCTTCGAACTCGAACAGACCACGCTCAAGGCCGACAACCCGCTCCACGCCGTCCGCATGGGCATCGCCGAAACCCACCGCTGGATGATGATGACCTACGCCACCTTCGTCCGCCTCTTCCAGGGCACGGTCAAGGTCGAGCACCTCAAAGGACCCGTCGGCATCGCGCACATCGGCACCATCGTCGCCAGCCAGGGAACACTCAAACTGCTCTTCTTCCTCGCGCTCGTCAGCGTCAACCTCGCCGTCGTGAACTTCCTCCCACTCCCCATCGTCGACGGCGGCCAGTTCCTCTTCCTCGTCTACGAACAGATCAAGGGAAAGCCCGTTCCCGAAGCGATCCAGGGCTTCGCCACCCTCGCGGGACTCGTCCTCATCGGCTGCATGTTCCTGATCGTCACCTTCAACGACATCAGAGGACTCTTCTGA
- a CDS encoding prepilin-type N-terminal cleavage/methylation domain-containing protein yields the protein MESNRSIVGDSRVSGRRGFSLVELLVSIGVIGILLALALPSLANARAAARETVALANARTLGMSFQAYCDRFGAYPFRSPGTPVDDSGEGPPLPGDLVAVRWWPRGTIIATSSVWAFAHLWPGLLSEVAPWPEYFATWVSPGRDKSLPVAPDPFSDDEPDREPFGTVSWRYSNSFIGAPQLWREGSVAEGRMLRAIQPHEVLFPSSKVVAWDADITYVPKEPRIVDDHYDWATPMLFADGHGAAKKPTEAKETAPNPMNFGSRIKLHNTVNGVRGVDY from the coding sequence ATGGAAAGCAATCGGAGCATCGTCGGCGATTCCAGAGTGAGCGGGCGGCGTGGGTTCTCGCTGGTGGAGTTGCTGGTGTCGATCGGGGTGATCGGGATCTTGCTGGCGTTGGCGTTGCCGTCTTTGGCGAATGCGAGAGCCGCGGCGCGTGAGACGGTCGCGCTCGCGAACGCGCGGACGCTGGGGATGTCGTTCCAGGCGTATTGCGATCGGTTCGGGGCGTATCCGTTTCGTTCACCGGGGACGCCGGTGGATGATTCGGGAGAGGGGCCGCCGCTGCCGGGGGATCTGGTCGCGGTGAGGTGGTGGCCTCGGGGGACGATCATCGCGACGAGTTCGGTGTGGGCGTTTGCGCACTTGTGGCCGGGGCTGCTGTCGGAGGTTGCGCCGTGGCCGGAGTATTTCGCGACGTGGGTCTCTCCGGGTCGGGACAAGTCGTTGCCGGTTGCGCCGGATCCGTTCTCGGATGATGAGCCGGATCGCGAGCCGTTCGGCACGGTGTCGTGGAGGTACTCGAACTCGTTCATTGGTGCGCCGCAGTTGTGGCGGGAGGGATCTGTGGCGGAGGGGCGGATGCTGCGGGCGATCCAGCCCCACGAGGTGCTCTTTCCTTCGTCGAAGGTGGTGGCGTGGGACGCGGACATCACGTATGTGCCGAAGGAGCCGCGGATCGTGGATGATCACTACGACTGGGCGACGCCGATGCTGTTTGCGGACGGGCACGGGGCGGCGAAGAAGCCGACGGAGGCGAAGGAGACGGCGCCGAACCCGATGAACTTCGGGTCTCGGATCAAGCTGCACAACACGGTGAATGGCGTGCGGGGTGTCGATTACTGA
- a CDS encoding aminotransferase class IV, with product MQQKFNPKNKDILVNINGSLIHRDQAGISPFDSAVQGGDAVWEGLRVYGGRVFKLTEHLDRLRHSALALAFAEIPSHERITEEIRKTLRANHMTDAVHIRLTLTRGVKVTSGMDPRLNQSGPTLIILAEHKAPVYDKGGLTLATASIRRFAPDMMDPKIHHCNLIQSILAKIEATAAGADDAIMLDPRGFIAETNATHLFIVTNTKRGPLVETPRCVACPEGITRATVLELCETNGIMHAERDISLAELYRADEAFCTGTMGELAPVTRADGRTIGDGKPGAMTARLSGLFGELTAREGTPVA from the coding sequence ATGCAGCAGAAGTTCAATCCGAAGAACAAGGACATTCTGGTCAACATCAACGGCTCGCTGATTCATCGCGATCAGGCGGGGATCTCGCCGTTTGATTCGGCGGTGCAGGGCGGTGATGCCGTGTGGGAGGGGCTGCGCGTCTATGGCGGGCGTGTCTTCAAATTGACCGAGCACCTGGATCGCCTGCGGCACTCTGCGCTCGCGCTGGCGTTTGCCGAGATCCCCTCACACGAGCGGATCACCGAGGAGATCAGGAAGACGCTGCGGGCCAACCACATGACCGATGCGGTTCACATCCGCTTGACGCTGACGCGGGGCGTGAAGGTCACGAGCGGGATGGACCCGCGTCTGAATCAATCCGGCCCGACGCTGATCATCCTCGCGGAGCACAAGGCACCGGTGTATGACAAGGGTGGGTTGACGCTGGCGACGGCGTCGATCAGGCGGTTTGCCCCGGACATGATGGACCCGAAGATCCACCACTGCAATCTGATCCAGTCGATCTTGGCGAAGATCGAGGCAACCGCGGCGGGTGCGGACGATGCGATCATGCTCGACCCGCGCGGGTTCATCGCGGAGACGAACGCGACGCACCTGTTCATCGTGACGAACACGAAGCGGGGCCCGCTGGTGGAGACGCCTCGGTGCGTGGCGTGCCCGGAGGGGATCACGCGGGCGACGGTGCTGGAGTTGTGCGAGACGAACGGGATCATGCACGCCGAGCGGGACATCTCGCTGGCGGAGTTGTACCGAGCTGATGAGGCGTTCTGCACGGGGACGATGGGTGAGCTTGCGCCGGTGACGAGGGCCGACGGGCGCACGATCGGCGATGGGAAGCCGGGAGCGATGACGGCGCGGCTGAGCGGGCTGTTCGGCGAGCTCACGGCGCGCGAGGGGACGCCGGTCGCGTGA
- a CDS encoding alpha/beta fold hydrolase yields MPDLLPLLVLGLALSILWLIAFTMRSLARPPRRTEAWAIARSRPSDPSELAHPRSFESIRIAHNAPESAPAWIIAGDNPAGPVLIFCHGWGESKMDILQRLDAVAPLCSKMISWDMPGHGEAPRGSTPLGASEWMILEDLIHLAQGEDLEARTRQTEELEATLEDDADWDTHFDTPPKPGAPKVVLWGYSLGAGIAIDLAANRTRRVSAIIAESPYRLPHTPARNMLALKRLPWRINLAPAMFLLGLSRSRGPRWTGFDRAALARDITCPLLVIHGDMDEISPPEDARDIARAAPNATLITLSGANHFDLWTDPKQADARERATRAIADFIRFVAAS; encoded by the coding sequence ATGCCCGACCTCCTCCCCCTCCTCGTCCTCGGACTCGCCCTCTCGATCCTCTGGTTGATCGCCTTCACCATGCGCTCGCTCGCCCGCCCGCCTCGGCGCACCGAGGCATGGGCCATCGCCCGCTCGCGCCCGAGCGATCCCTCGGAACTCGCGCACCCGCGCTCGTTCGAATCCATCCGCATCGCCCACAACGCCCCCGAGTCCGCCCCCGCATGGATCATCGCCGGCGACAACCCCGCCGGGCCCGTCCTCATCTTCTGCCACGGCTGGGGCGAGTCGAAGATGGACATCCTCCAGCGTCTCGACGCAGTCGCGCCACTCTGCTCAAAGATGATCTCGTGGGACATGCCCGGCCACGGCGAAGCACCCAGGGGCTCCACCCCCCTCGGCGCCAGCGAATGGATGATCCTCGAAGACCTCATCCACCTCGCTCAAGGCGAAGATCTCGAAGCACGCACTCGCCAGACCGAAGAACTCGAAGCGACACTCGAAGACGACGCCGACTGGGACACCCACTTCGACACGCCCCCGAAGCCCGGCGCGCCCAAGGTTGTCCTCTGGGGCTACTCACTCGGCGCCGGCATCGCCATCGATCTGGCCGCCAATCGCACGCGCCGCGTCAGCGCGATCATCGCCGAATCCCCATACCGCCTCCCCCACACCCCCGCACGCAACATGCTCGCCTTGAAACGCCTCCCCTGGCGCATCAACCTCGCCCCGGCGATGTTCCTCCTCGGCCTCTCACGCAGCCGCGGCCCGCGCTGGACCGGCTTCGACCGTGCCGCACTCGCACGCGATATCACCTGCCCCCTCCTTGTCATCCACGGCGACATGGACGAGATCAGCCCACCCGAAGACGCCCGCGACATCGCCCGCGCCGCGCCCAACGCCACCCTCATCACACTGTCTGGCGCAAACCACTTCGACCTCTGGACCGATCCCAAACAAGCCGACGCCCGCGAACGCGCAACCCGCGCAATCGCCGACTTCATCCGCTTCGTCGCCGCGTCGTGA
- a CDS encoding Fic family protein has product MRWNWEKPDWPDLRWDAARLHQAEARFMLGAGELLGVVRHVPESDRQALTIATMSDEAMTTSEIEGEILERRSVQSSIRRNLGLEAERVPTRPAEAGIGELVVDLYKNWAAPLTDESLHAWHAMVCKGRLDLRDLGRYRTHEEPMQIVSGAIYAPRVHFVAPPSDRVPAEMARFINWFNSAAPGADSPLAPLARSGAAHLAFESIHPYEDGNGRIGRAISEKALAQGLGRPSLIALASTILTHRAAYYRELERANTSNEITNWLAWFAAIAIEAQHRTLANVEFTIEKSRLFESHRERLNSRQTAVMLRVLREGPDGFKGGLSASNYMAIAKTSAPTATRDLGDLVDLGILSRTGERKSTRYHIAMPTRRIPRVSIDADGNVIETLPDPI; this is encoded by the coding sequence ATGCGCTGGAACTGGGAAAAACCAGACTGGCCAGATCTCCGCTGGGATGCCGCTCGCCTCCATCAAGCCGAGGCCAGGTTCATGCTTGGCGCGGGTGAACTGCTCGGGGTTGTCCGCCACGTCCCCGAATCCGATCGCCAGGCCCTCACCATCGCGACCATGAGCGACGAGGCCATGACGACCTCGGAGATCGAGGGCGAGATCCTCGAACGACGGAGCGTCCAGTCCTCCATCCGGCGCAACCTGGGTCTCGAAGCAGAGCGCGTGCCCACGCGCCCCGCCGAGGCCGGCATCGGTGAGCTCGTCGTGGACCTCTACAAGAACTGGGCAGCACCCCTCACCGACGAGTCACTCCACGCCTGGCACGCCATGGTCTGCAAGGGCCGACTCGACCTCCGCGACCTCGGCCGCTACCGCACGCACGAAGAGCCGATGCAGATCGTCTCCGGCGCGATCTACGCCCCGCGCGTCCACTTCGTCGCCCCGCCCTCAGATCGCGTGCCAGCGGAGATGGCACGATTCATCAACTGGTTCAACAGCGCCGCGCCCGGTGCGGATTCGCCTCTCGCGCCGCTCGCTCGCTCCGGCGCGGCACACCTGGCCTTCGAATCCATCCATCCGTACGAAGACGGCAACGGCCGCATCGGCAGAGCGATCTCCGAGAAGGCCCTCGCGCAGGGGCTCGGACGCCCCTCCCTGATCGCCCTCGCATCCACCATCCTCACACACCGCGCCGCCTACTACCGCGAACTCGAACGCGCCAACACTTCAAATGAGATCACGAACTGGCTGGCGTGGTTCGCCGCGATCGCGATCGAGGCACAGCACCGCACGCTCGCGAACGTCGAGTTCACCATCGAGAAATCGCGGCTGTTCGAGAGCCACCGTGAGCGGCTCAATTCCCGCCAGACCGCCGTGATGCTCCGCGTTCTCCGCGAGGGACCAGACGGATTCAAAGGCGGCCTGAGCGCAAGCAATTACATGGCCATCGCCAAGACGTCCGCCCCGACAGCGACACGCGATCTCGGTGATCTGGTTGATCTCGGCATCCTCTCACGAACCGGAGAACGCAAGAGCACGCGCTACCACATCGCCATGCCCACTCGCCGCATCCCGCGCGTCTCGATCGATGCCGACGGCAACGTCATCGAGACCCTGCCGGATCCGATCTGA
- a CDS encoding thioredoxin family protein, whose amino-acid sequence MKTRKASALLSALAAGLLAVGAVAVAHAAETGSAVVETAQDGIKVGDKAPDFTLTDTDGKTHNLSDYTKQGKIVVLEWFNPGCPWVVRVHEKSDALAKTAESHKDKVVWLAVNSGAAGKQGHGKELNAEFKKKWNINYPILLDESGKVGKSFGAKVTPHMFVIAADGTLAYEGAFDDSKKDEIGTPNYVADAITAVAAGETLKVTNKKPQGCSVKYAD is encoded by the coding sequence ATGAAGACTCGCAAAGCATCTGCCCTTCTCTCCGCACTCGCAGCCGGCCTCCTCGCCGTCGGAGCTGTCGCCGTCGCCCACGCTGCCGAGACCGGATCCGCCGTCGTCGAGACCGCCCAGGACGGCATCAAGGTCGGCGACAAGGCCCCCGACTTCACGCTCACCGACACCGACGGCAAGACCCACAACCTCAGCGACTACACCAAGCAGGGCAAGATCGTCGTCCTCGAGTGGTTCAACCCCGGATGCCCCTGGGTCGTCCGCGTGCATGAGAAGTCCGACGCCCTCGCCAAGACCGCCGAGTCCCACAAGGACAAGGTCGTCTGGCTCGCCGTCAACTCCGGCGCAGCCGGCAAGCAGGGCCACGGCAAGGAACTCAACGCCGAGTTCAAGAAGAAGTGGAACATCAACTACCCGATCCTCCTCGATGAGTCCGGCAAGGTCGGCAAGTCCTTCGGCGCCAAGGTCACGCCCCACATGTTCGTGATCGCCGCCGACGGCACACTCGCCTACGAGGGCGCGTTCGACGACTCCAAGAAGGACGAGATCGGCACGCCCAACTACGTCGCCGACGCCATCACCGCCGTCGCCGCCGGTGAGACCCTCAAGGTCACCAACAAGAAGCCCCAGGGCTGCTCCGTCAAGTACGCCGACTGA